A portion of the Sus scrofa isolate TJ Tabasco breed Duroc chromosome 5, Sscrofa11.1, whole genome shotgun sequence genome contains these proteins:
- the RAD52 gene encoding DNA repair protein RAD52 homolog isoform X1, with product MPGYCAEPRRGGHRNNNLKTSVTEVFTASCEAPPVSWCVHPRKAVQPLWLLFPLGPRRSLHRVAYTRSTRINMSGTEETVLGGRDRHPTGGNSVLCFGQYQYTAEEYQAIQNALRQRLGPEYISSRMAGGGQKVCYIEGHRVINLANEMFGYNGWAHSITQQNVDFVDLNNGKFYVGVCAFVRVQLKDGSYHEDVGYGVSEGLKSKALSLEKARKEAVTDGLKRALRSFGNALGNCILDKDYLRSLNKLPRQLPLEVDLTKAKRQDFEPSVEQARYSSCRQNTALVPPKPQEVTSPCRPSYSNGPHVVTQGDKDSSSRSLASCTMDSDATYLRKLRQKQLQQQFREKMERQQQGPPSTLPTEKKDQAGPLAKHSTPGIAVSEPLTKTAVLADSLEMWDMVLDVADSVVQPLAKPEPLQTPATSVPKNQMETQNRTHQNPQAKPEPWHFQTHHLNQHIAGDCDSSRKNQDMKKRKLDPS from the exons GGTCTTCACTGCGTCCTGTGAGGCTCCTCCTGTCAGCTGGTGTGTGCACCCCAGGAAAGCAGTTCAGCCTCTGTGGCTTCTGTTTCCTCTTGGACCCCGCAGAAGTCTGCATCGGGTTGCTTACACA AGGTCAACCAGAATTAACATGTCTGGGACTGAAGAAACAGTTCTTGGAGGCCGCGACAGGCATCCTACTGGTGGCAACTCTGTATTATGCTTTGGTCAG TACCAGTACACAGCAGAAGAGTACCAGGCCATCCAGAATGCTctgaggcagaggctgggcccAGAATATATAAGTAGCCGCATGGCTGGAGGAGGCCAGAAG GTGTGTTACATTGAGGGTCACAGGGTAATTaatctggccaatgagatgtttGGCTACAATGGCTGGGCCCACTCTATCACACAGCAGAATGTGG ATTTTGTTGACCTTAACAATGGCAAGTTCTACGTGGGAGTCTGTGCATTTGTGAGAGTCCAGTTGAAG GATGGCTCGTATCACGAAGACGTGGGTTATGGTGTTAGCGAGGGCCTCAAGTCAAAAGCCTTGTCTCTGGAAAAGGCGAGGAAGGAGGCAGTGACAGACGGGTTGAAGCGTGCACTGAG AAGTTTTGGGAATGCACTTGGAAATTGTATTCTGGACAAAGACTATCTGAGGTCCCTTAACAAGCTTCCACGCCAG ctGCCTCTTGAAGTAGATTTAACGAAAGCAAAGAGACAAGATTTTGAACCATCTGTGGAACAAGCCAGATATAGCAGCTGCCGACAGAATACAGCTCTGGTGCCCCCCAAGCCACAGGAGGTGACCTCCCCTTGCAGACCCAGCTACTCCAATGGCCCCCATGTTGTGACACAGGGGGATAAGGACAGCAGCTCCCG AAGCCTGGCCTCCTGCACTATGGATAGTGATGCCACATACCTGCGGAAGCTCCGGCAGAAACAGCTGCAGCAGCAGTTCCGGGAGAAAATGGAGAGGCAGCAGCAGGGTCCCCCCTCTACTCTACCCACTGAAAAGAAGGATCAAG CAGGACCACTGGCGAAGCACAGCACTCCCGGAATTGCTGTTTCAGAGCCACTCACTAAGACAGCCGTCCTTGCAG ACAGTCTTGAAATGTGGGACATGGTTCTTGATGTAGCAGACAGTGTGGTCCAGCCCTTGGCTAAACCAGAACCACTGCAGACCCCTGCCACCTCAGTCCCGAAGAACCAGATGGAGACTCAGAACAGGACCCACCAGAATCCACAAGCAAAACCTGAACCCTGGCACTTCCAGACTCACCATCTTAACCAGCACATAGCAG GAGACTGTGATTCCTCTAGGAAGAACCAGGacatgaagaaaaggaaattagatcCATCTTAA